The proteins below are encoded in one region of Anguilla anguilla isolate fAngAng1 chromosome 3, fAngAng1.pri, whole genome shotgun sequence:
- the rbm4.3 gene encoding RNA-binding protein 4.3 isoform X1 — translation MVKIFIGNLPQEADTDELQALFSQYGAVTECAIIKNFAFVHMEDRKSATKAIRNLHLYKLHGTPINVEASHGKNQGPVKLHVANVEKGCDDELRALFEEYGTVTECAVIKNFAFIHMANSEEAMDAIKGLDNSDFQGKRIHVQISKSRPRGEEEEEYGQPPPDRAGYWPPRFPGDGPEPGPPGYFRGRFSHPVSHGPGYPPAPPPPPPPPPRRAPYPDRSAPYDRERERDSYGVVDYYEKYRARPYGITSYEERRVSSIPPPPPPPASAIMRERLAPSALDPYERRPLPPPASSYYPRDRSPIRRAPPAPVAPAGNGYSYERSRLSPLSMSRTPLYGMPRARDPYADRVPPPPPPPPARYSY, via the exons ATGGTGAAGATATTCATAGGTAACCTCCCCCAGGAGGCGGACACGGATGAGCTCCAGGCGCTGTTCTCGCAGTACGGGGCGGTAACGGAGTGCGCCATCATCAAGAACTTCGCCTTCGTCCACATGGAGGATCGCAAGAGTGCCACCAAAGCCATCCGCAACCTGCACCTCTACAAGCTGCACGGCACTCCCATAAACGTGGAGGCCAGTCACGGCAAGAACCAGGGCCCGGTGAAACTGCACGTGGCCAACGTGGAGAAGGGCTGCGACGACGAGCTCCGGGCCCTGTTCGAGGAGTACGGCACGGTCACGGAGTGTGCGGTCATCAAGAATTTTGCCTTTATTCACATGGCCAATTCTGAAGAGGCTATGGATGCCATCAAGGGTTTAGACAATTCAGACTTCCAGG GCAAACGGATTCACGTGCAAATCTCAAAGAGCCGACCtagaggtgaggaggaggaagagtatGGGCAGCCTCCCCCAGACAGAGCAGGGTATTGGCCCCCTCGTTTTCCCGGGGATGGGCCTGAGCCAGGTCCACCTGGCTACTTCAGGGGGCGCTTCAGTCACCCTGTGTCCCACGGGCCCGGgtacccccctgcccctcctcccccgcccccacctcccccgagGCGAGCCCCCTACCCCGACCGGTCCGCCCCCTACGACCGGGAACGGGAGCGCGATAGCTACGGGGTCGTGGACTATTACGAGAAATACCGCGCCCGTCCGTACGGCATCACCTCGTACGAGGAGCGGCGCGTCAGCTCCatcccgcctccccccccgccccccgcctccgccATCATGAGGGAGCGCCTAGCGCCCTCGGCCCTCGACCCCTACGAGCGTCGGCCCCTCCCGCCCCCGGCCTCCTCGTACTACCCCCGGGACCGCAGTCCCATCCGGAGGGCGCCGCCTGCGCCCGTCGCCCCCGCCGGGAACGGGTACTCGTACGAGCGCTCCCGCCTCTCGCCGCTGTCCATGTCCAGGACCCCGCTGTACGGAATGCCACGCGCCCGGGACCCCTACGCCGACCgggtgccgccgccgccgccgccaccccccGCACGCTACTCGTACTAA